The proteins below are encoded in one region of Pontibacter deserti:
- a CDS encoding transmembrane 220 family protein, with product MLRRIIGIVLALLFISFAAMQYNDPDPALWVSIYLVAATLSILAAFGKLPLIVMALACAACVIGAFYIWPEKYEGLEVGGGDIKNIEEAREALGLLLIGLVMFLYAIMPGRAKIAPSTPLTQKG from the coding sequence ATGTTAAGAAGGATTATAGGAATTGTGCTTGCCTTGCTCTTCATCAGCTTTGCTGCCATGCAGTATAATGACCCAGACCCGGCACTTTGGGTCTCCATCTATCTGGTTGCTGCCACGTTGAGCATTTTAGCTGCCTTTGGTAAGTTACCACTTATTGTAATGGCATTAGCCTGTGCTGCATGTGTGATAGGCGCATTTTACATCTGGCCGGAAAAATACGAAGGTCTGGAAGTAGGCGGTGGCGATATCAAAAACATTGAAGAAGCCCGTGAGGCTTTGGGTCTGCTCCTGATCGGACTGGTTATGTTCCTGTATGCAATTATGCCGGGGCGGGCTAAAATAGCACCATCTACCCCACTGACGCAAAAAGGCTGA
- a CDS encoding PorP/SprF family type IX secretion system membrane protein, producing MQRLLALGFVLLLASQAMAQQKPQYTQYSNNNYLLNPAISGIENYADLKLGTRQQWSGLEGAPQTYYATFHMPINKDMTASYRGGRMGSAAKEETTKKPNRYRRIRPHHGIGAMAASTKTGPLKRGSLSFSYAYHQPLTKSLRVAAGVAPGLIQYSLDPGTVNTAQGNDPAIYDGRVNETKFDLNMGLWLYSYNFYVGVSGAQLVPSKRKYINDGTPQGSDGSLQQHYFATAAYRFDVMSGLAVIPSVMVKMAQPSPVSFDVSGKVLYADRIWAGAAYRHNESITAMAGMNISHLFDLAYSYDASTSPLGQANAGSHEVVLGFKLRNTRRIICPEWAW from the coding sequence ATGCAAAGACTTTTAGCCTTAGGATTTGTGTTACTGCTGGCAAGCCAGGCAATGGCCCAGCAAAAACCACAGTACACGCAGTACTCCAACAACAATTACTTGCTTAACCCGGCCATTTCCGGTATAGAGAACTATGCTGATCTGAAACTGGGAACAAGGCAGCAGTGGTCTGGCCTGGAGGGTGCTCCGCAAACGTACTACGCTACATTCCATATGCCAATTAATAAGGATATGACTGCCTCGTACAGGGGCGGGCGTATGGGTTCTGCAGCAAAAGAGGAAACCACCAAAAAGCCAAACAGGTACAGACGTATTCGTCCGCACCACGGCATAGGTGCCATGGCAGCCAGCACAAAAACTGGTCCCCTGAAACGCGGAAGCCTGAGTTTTAGCTATGCCTATCATCAGCCGCTTACCAAATCGTTACGTGTAGCAGCCGGCGTAGCTCCGGGCCTCATCCAGTACAGCTTGGACCCGGGCACTGTAAACACGGCGCAAGGTAACGACCCGGCAATTTATGACGGCCGCGTAAACGAAACCAAGTTTGATTTGAACATGGGCTTATGGTTGTACTCTTATAACTTTTACGTAGGGGTATCAGGGGCACAGCTGGTACCAAGCAAGCGTAAGTATATTAATGATGGCACTCCGCAGGGTAGCGACGGAAGTCTGCAACAGCATTATTTTGCCACTGCTGCTTACCGCTTTGATGTGATGTCCGGCCTCGCTGTTATTCCTTCAGTAATGGTAAAAATGGCACAGCCAAGTCCTGTTTCGTTCGATGTTTCAGGCAAAGTGCTTTATGCTGACAGAATATGGGCAGGTGCGGCTTACCGCCACAACGAATCTATCACAGCCATGGCAGGCATGAACATCAGCCACTTGTTTGATCTGGCATACTCTTACGATGCAAGCACTTCACCACTTGGCCAGGCCAATGCAGGCAGCCACGAAGTAGTGTTAGGTTTTAAGCTTCGTAATACACGCAGGATTATTTGCCCGGAGTGGGCGTGGTAA